A window of the Sporohalobacter salinus genome harbors these coding sequences:
- the pilB gene encoding type IV-A pilus assembly ATPase PilB, with the protein MIKKKRLGDILVDVGFITEEELQQALEWQKGTEKRLGTILREMQLVTDQDVMEALEYQLGIPQVNLNKFIIDSNVIKMIPQSLAERHQAIPIKKEGNTLTVAMADPLDVLAIDDIRIKTDCEVSPVIASKEGIQRAIEQYFGNEDIVNELVNEIDAQDIGQDIEAEENEEVDRLRQMVDEAPVVRLVNNIINDGVKMRASDVHIEPQEDRVQIRYRVDGILRNEMNIPKYTHSALVSRIKIMADLDIAERRKPQDGRVQMMIRDKEIDLRVSVLPTVEGEKVVIRILDKSSLMLNLDELGFLPEHLTEFKSMIKQPHGILLLTGPTGSGKTTTLYSALNQLNTEKENIITIENPVEYTLPGINQVQTNPKAGLTFASGLRSILRQDPDIVMVGEIRDKETAEIAIHAALTGHLVLSTLHTNEASGALTRLINMGIEPFLVASSVIGVVAQRLVRTICDDCKVKNEDLTVDFNLGKYISSDQEVLELYEGSGCHRCNELGYRGRTAIHEILRIDSDIKKLIVQKASASEIEEKAINDGMITLEASGLEKANQGVTTLEEVMRVTKVQV; encoded by the coding sequence ATGATTAAGAAGAAGCGGTTAGGAGATATTTTAGTTGATGTTGGTTTTATCACTGAAGAAGAGTTACAGCAAGCTTTAGAATGGCAAAAAGGGACTGAAAAGAGGTTAGGGACTATATTAAGAGAGATGCAGTTAGTTACTGACCAGGATGTAATGGAGGCTTTAGAGTATCAACTAGGAATTCCACAGGTCAATCTCAATAAGTTTATTATTGATTCTAATGTAATAAAGATGATTCCACAGTCGTTAGCTGAAAGACATCAGGCTATTCCGATTAAGAAAGAAGGTAACACTTTAACAGTTGCTATGGCTGATCCTCTGGATGTGTTGGCAATTGATGATATTAGAATTAAGACAGATTGTGAGGTATCACCAGTAATTGCTAGTAAAGAAGGGATTCAGCGAGCTATAGAACAGTATTTTGGGAATGAAGATATAGTTAATGAATTAGTAAATGAAATAGATGCTCAGGATATAGGGCAAGATATAGAAGCTGAAGAGAATGAAGAAGTAGATAGATTACGTCAGATGGTCGATGAAGCACCAGTAGTTAGATTAGTAAATAATATCATTAATGATGGAGTTAAGATGCGGGCTAGTGATGTTCATATTGAACCTCAAGAAGATAGAGTACAGATTAGATATAGAGTTGATGGTATTTTACGAAATGAAATGAATATTCCTAAGTATACTCACTCTGCTTTGGTTTCTAGAATTAAGATTATGGCTGATTTGGATATTGCCGAAAGGCGTAAGCCTCAGGATGGAAGAGTTCAGATGATGATTAGGGATAAAGAAATAGATCTAAGAGTTTCTGTTTTACCGACTGTAGAAGGTGAGAAAGTAGTAATTAGAATACTTGATAAGAGTAGTTTAATGCTGAATCTTGATGAACTGGGATTTTTACCTGAACATTTAACAGAATTTAAATCTATGATCAAACAGCCGCATGGTATATTACTGCTTACTGGTCCAACAGGTAGCGGTAAGACAACAACGCTTTATTCAGCACTTAATCAATTGAATACGGAGAAAGAAAATATTATTACTATTGAGAATCCGGTTGAATATACTTTACCTGGAATAAATCAGGTCCAGACTAATCCTAAAGCAGGGCTTACTTTTGCCTCTGGATTACGTTCTATCCTTCGACAGGACCCTGATATAGTCATGGTGGGAGAAATTCGAGATAAAGAAACGGCTGAAATTGCCATTCATGCTGCTTTAACAGGACATTTAGTTTTAAGTACTTTACATACTAATGAAGCTTCAGGTGCTTTAACTAGACTAATTAATATGGGAATTGAACCTTTCTTAGTTGCATCATCAGTTATCGGAGTTGTTGCTCAGCGTCTGGTCAGGACTATATGTGATGATTGTAAAGTTAAGAATGAAGATTTGACGGTTGATTTCAATCTTGGGAAATATATAAGTAGTGATCAGGAAGTATTAGAACTTTATGAAGGCAGTGGTTGCCATCGCTGTAATGAGCTAGGCTATCGAGGTAGAACAGCTATTCATGAGATTTTGAGGATTGATTCTGATATTAAGAAGCTAATCGTTCAAAAAGCCTCAGCTTCTGAAATTGAAGAGAAGGCTATAAATGATGGGATGATCACATTAGAGGCTTCAGGACTGGAGAAGGCTAATCAAGGAGTTACTACTTTAGAGGAGGTGATGAGGGTTACTAAAGTTCAAGTTTAG
- a CDS encoding type IV pilus twitching motility protein PilT yields MELDELLREGIKLGASDVHLTVGREPTARINGKLSKISDKNINHDIINKLIAGIMDKDQEKVFDGKGEVDFAYSLDDYRFRVNIFKQRGNPAAVLRIIPNEILSLDELGLPEQLEELALKPRGLFLVTGPTGSGKSTTLASMIDLVNNRLGKHIITLEDPIEYIHQHKESIINQRAVGEDTDNFANGLRAALRQDPDIILVGEMRDLETISTAITAAETGHLVLATLHTNSASKTIERIINVFPAHQQAQVRTQLALTVEGVLSQQLLETIDKSDRVVATELMVANSAVRNLIREGKTHQLESIMQAGKDEGMHTMDYSLRDLCLNGKISRKKALERAINAQTLKKQI; encoded by the coding sequence ATGGAATTAGATGAACTATTACGTGAAGGTATTAAGCTTGGTGCTTCTGATGTTCATTTAACTGTAGGAAGAGAACCAACAGCTCGAATTAATGGAAAATTAAGTAAAATAAGTGATAAGAATATAAATCATGATATAATTAACAAATTAATTGCAGGAATAATGGATAAAGATCAAGAAAAGGTATTTGATGGAAAAGGAGAAGTTGATTTTGCTTATAGTTTAGATGATTATCGATTTCGAGTTAATATTTTTAAACAGCGAGGTAATCCAGCAGCTGTTTTGCGGATTATTCCCAATGAGATTTTAAGTTTAGATGAACTAGGACTACCTGAACAATTAGAAGAACTGGCTTTAAAGCCGCGGGGGTTATTTTTGGTGACTGGACCTACCGGGAGTGGTAAATCAACTACTTTGGCTTCGATGATTGATTTAGTTAATAATCGATTGGGTAAGCATATTATTACTTTGGAAGACCCGATTGAATATATTCATCAGCATAAAGAAAGTATTATCAATCAGCGGGCAGTAGGGGAGGATACCGATAATTTTGCTAATGGTCTCAGAGCGGCATTAAGGCAGGATCCTGATATAATCTTAGTTGGCGAGATGAGGGACTTAGAGACAATTTCAACGGCAATTACTGCTGCTGAGACTGGCCATTTAGTTTTGGCTACTTTACATACTAATAGTGCTTCAAAAACAATCGAAAGAATAATTAATGTCTTTCCTGCTCACCAGCAGGCTCAGGTTAGAACACAATTGGCCTTAACAGTGGAAGGGGTATTGTCCCAACAGCTTTTAGAGACAATTGATAAGTCAGATAGAGTAGTTGCTACGGAACTTATGGTTGCTAATTCAGCTGTCAGAAACTTGATTAGAGAAGGCAAGACTCATCAATTAGAATCAATAATGCAGGCTGGAAAAGATGAAGGAATGCATACAATGGATTATTCGTTGCGTGATCTATGCTTAAACGGTAAAATAAGTCGGAAAAAAGCCTTAGAACGGGCAATTAATGCTCAGACCCTTAAAAAGCAGATCTAG
- a CDS encoding type II secretion system F family protein, translating to MILRGEKIITQVFRYKARDENGEQLEGTLEAESKESVADRLRDRGYYIISVEENIERSNLGDILKRFRRVKLEDLAIFCRQFATMIDSGVSLVRSLDILSNQKSNHKLQEAVNSVQESVESGASLSEALEEENHVFPRLFISMVEAGETGGILDEVLLEMADYFEKENEMKQKIISVLAYPAVITLVAIAAVIFLLTFVLPTFVNTFSSLDVELPLLTRILLETSNLISSYWYVILGIGLAIILPIYYYYKTENGKRQIDLLLLKLPLISDLIIKISVARFTRTLGTLIESGVAILDGLEVVSGVVSNQIVVEQINEARNNISAGESMVNPLREGGLFPQMVLQMIRVGEETGSLDQMLNRIALFYDQEVDHKIEGMVSLIEPALILVLGLVVGSIVISIMLPMFNMIQSF from the coding sequence TTGATATTAAGGGGGGAGAAGATTATTACTCAAGTATTTCGCTATAAAGCAAGAGATGAGAATGGTGAACAGTTAGAAGGAACACTAGAAGCTGAGAGTAAAGAAAGTGTTGCCGATAGACTTAGAGATAGGGGATACTATATTATTTCAGTTGAAGAAAATATAGAAAGAAGTAATTTAGGAGATATATTGAAGCGATTTAGAAGAGTAAAACTAGAGGATTTAGCGATTTTTTGTCGTCAATTTGCTACTATGATAGATTCTGGGGTTTCGTTAGTAAGGTCTCTTGATATTCTTAGTAATCAAAAAAGCAATCATAAATTACAAGAAGCAGTTAATTCGGTTCAGGAAAGTGTTGAAAGCGGAGCATCCTTGTCTGAAGCTTTAGAGGAAGAGAATCATGTTTTTCCCCGCCTTTTTATCAGTATGGTAGAGGCAGGAGAGACTGGTGGTATTTTAGATGAAGTATTGTTGGAGATGGCGGATTACTTTGAAAAGGAAAATGAGATGAAACAGAAGATCATATCAGTTTTAGCTTATCCGGCAGTTATTACTTTAGTAGCTATAGCGGCAGTTATATTTTTACTTACGTTTGTTTTGCCTACTTTTGTTAATACTTTTTCGTCTCTTGATGTTGAATTGCCATTGCTGACACGAATTTTATTGGAAACTAGTAATTTAATATCCAGTTACTGGTATGTAATCTTAGGGATAGGTTTGGCAATTATATTACCTATTTATTATTATTACAAGACAGAAAACGGTAAACGGCAGATAGATTTGTTATTGTTGAAATTGCCGTTAATTAGTGATTTAATTATTAAAATATCGGTAGCTAGATTTACGCGAACATTGGGAACCTTAATTGAAAGTGGAGTTGCTATTTTAGATGGATTAGAAGTGGTTAGTGGAGTAGTTTCTAATCAAATAGTAGTAGAGCAGATCAATGAAGCTCGAAATAATATTAGTGCAGGGGAGAGTATGGTTAATCCTCTTCGCGAAGGTGGACTATTTCCCCAGATGGTGCTTCAAATGATTAGAGTTGGGGAAGAGACTGGTAGTCTAGATCAGATGTTGAATCGAATAGCTCTATTTTATGATCAGGAAGTAGATCATAAAATAGAAGGAATGGTTTCTTTAATTGAGCCAGCTTTAATTTTGGTATTAGGTTTAGTAGTAGGTAGTATTGTAATTTCAATAATGTTACCAATGTTTAATATGATACAATCCTTTTAA
- a CDS encoding type IV pilin protein produces MISKLRRKMSFINDEDGFTLIELMIVIGILGVLIAIAVPKFSGMTDEAEDVAVQSDLRNIQTGMSMHFAENTTMTALSDITDYVDFNLSAYSLDSPPTTVGGYQVNVTGSSFILTPGGIGK; encoded by the coding sequence ATGATTTCTAAATTAAGAAGAAAAATGAGTTTCATTAATGATGAAGATGGCTTTACATTAATTGAGTTGATGATAGTTATAGGTATATTAGGAGTCTTGATTGCGATTGCTGTTCCTAAGTTTAGTGGAATGACAGATGAGGCAGAAGATGTTGCCGTACAAAGTGATTTGAGAAATATTCAAACAGGAATGTCAATGCATTTTGCTGAGAATACTACTATGACTGCTTTGAGTGATATTACTGATTATGTTGATTTTAATTTAAGTGCTTATTCTTTAGATAGTCCTCCTACAACAGTAGGTGGTTATCAAGTTAATGTTACTGGTTCATCTTTCATACTTACTCCAGGAGGTATAGGTAAGTAA
- a CDS encoding O-antigen ligase family protein, producing the protein MEEVKNKFNNIKYLLPIAFILAIVPLIVFAKKISISGILKSYWSKQLDFFSYYKMIVFLIAVLAATISVLIYFFKRKRLKRTFHYLLMEIYGILIIISTIYSTFTSVALWGFPDRYEGMFVLLGYLVVLFVTINLVEYKSDIKFLLSSLLISAVVISVIGILQYFGVDVLTTAFGKKFILPSSLYTIADNINAKFDYAFSTLYNPNYMGSYTGMLLSLILVLYTLTSENRRKIILGCFGLVVFAGWLACLSRAGMIGGFCSIIFLIVILRRELKNNWKSLVILAIGFIFIFVGMNYVGDGRLVREVFSFGQEIQIATGRKTGEFKDIIINKDQLTIITEEEKLQINFTKDNSFIFTDETGKKIDYEVGKDSGIIKLKNDKYQDYKFKLVSKKGLLHFEYGSSEVGKKKVNFKITTEPERGFWIMGFADKAYKTGSIEKWGFEGRENLGSNRGYIWSRSLPMLKDTIITGYGPDTYALYFPQYDNIGKLIAFNRTRVIVDKPHNMYLQIAINTGVISLLVVLLMFGKYILSSLKLYWNNEFNDFYSQVGIGVFMAVIAYLIAGLFNDSVISVAPVFWVLFGIGISINMKLKKLQEETS; encoded by the coding sequence ATGGAAGAGGTTAAAAATAAATTTAATAACATTAAATATTTACTTCCTATAGCTTTTATATTGGCAATAGTGCCTTTGATAGTATTTGCCAAAAAAATTTCAATTAGTGGAATCTTAAAAAGTTATTGGTCAAAACAATTGGATTTCTTTTCTTACTATAAGATGATAGTTTTTTTAATTGCAGTTTTAGCAGCAACAATTTCAGTTTTGATATATTTTTTTAAAAGGAAAAGGTTGAAAAGGACTTTTCATTATTTACTAATGGAGATTTATGGGATTTTAATTATTATTTCAACTATTTATTCTACTTTTACTTCAGTGGCTTTATGGGGATTTCCTGATCGCTATGAAGGAATGTTTGTTTTATTAGGATACTTAGTAGTTCTGTTTGTAACGATTAATTTAGTAGAGTATAAGTCAGATATAAAGTTTTTGCTTTCTTCATTATTAATTTCTGCTGTAGTAATATCAGTGATAGGAATTTTGCAATATTTTGGGGTTGATGTGTTAACTACGGCATTTGGTAAGAAATTTATTTTGCCGTCTAGTCTTTATACTATAGCTGATAATATAAATGCTAAATTTGATTATGCTTTTTCTACTCTCTATAATCCTAATTATATGGGTAGTTATACAGGAATGTTGTTGTCGTTAATTTTAGTTTTATACACTTTAACTTCAGAGAATCGAAGAAAGATAATATTGGGTTGTTTTGGTTTAGTGGTTTTTGCTGGTTGGTTAGCTTGTTTATCTCGGGCTGGAATGATAGGTGGTTTTTGTAGTATCATTTTCTTAATAGTGATTTTACGTCGGGAGTTAAAGAATAATTGGAAATCTTTAGTTATATTGGCAATTGGTTTTATATTTATTTTTGTAGGAATGAATTATGTTGGTGATGGTAGATTAGTAAGAGAGGTATTTTCTTTTGGACAAGAAATTCAAATAGCTACTGGAAGGAAAACAGGAGAATTTAAAGATATTATAATTAATAAAGATCAATTAACGATAATTACTGAAGAAGAAAAATTACAGATTAATTTTACAAAGGATAATTCATTTATATTTACAGATGAAACTGGTAAAAAAATTGATTATGAAGTAGGAAAAGACAGTGGTATAATAAAGTTAAAGAATGATAAATATCAAGACTATAAATTTAAATTAGTTTCTAAGAAAGGACTTTTGCATTTTGAGTATGGTTCTTCTGAAGTTGGTAAGAAAAAAGTTAATTTTAAGATAACAACTGAACCAGAGAGAGGTTTCTGGATTATGGGATTTGCTGATAAGGCTTACAAAACAGGTTCGATTGAGAAGTGGGGGTTTGAAGGTCGAGAAAATTTAGGTTCAAATCGAGGATATATTTGGTCTAGATCGTTGCCGATGTTAAAGGATACAATTATAACTGGTTATGGACCTGATACTTATGCTCTTTATTTTCCTCAATATGACAATATAGGTAAATTAATTGCATTTAATAGAACTAGAGTTATAGTAGATAAACCACATAATATGTATTTGCAAATAGCAATTAATACAGGAGTTATTTCATTATTAGTTGTATTATTAATGTTTGGGAAGTATATATTATCTAGTTTGAAGCTTTATTGGAATAATGAGTTTAATGATTTTTACAGTCAAGTAGGAATAGGAGTTTTTATGGCGGTGATTGCTTATTTAATAGCCGGATTATTTAATGATAGTGTAATTTCAGTGGCACCGGTATTTTGGGTTTTGTTTGGAATTGGGATTAGTATTAATATGAAGTTGAAAAAATTGCAAGAAGAGACTAGTTAA
- a CDS encoding prepilin peptidase — MLVIIFICGLMIGSFLNVVIYRLPKEESIIFSRSYCTSCQTELGVVDLIPVISFLFARGKCRYCGGKISYQYPLVELLTGILFLILFQQYHFSIEFGVYAFLSLLLIVSSFIDFKHQIIPNRITYFGFISGIILSLLFNHITIISALLGAVIPAGFLFLISVITKGGLGMGDVKFVAMVGSYLGAGYTLIGIFIGSIVGSVIGLLLIISGIKSRKSRIPFGPLLALGNLLMLLKGAAIIDFYFKLWN, encoded by the coding sequence ATGTTAGTTATAATTTTTATTTGTGGTCTTATGATAGGAAGTTTCTTAAATGTGGTAATCTATCGTTTGCCCAAGGAAGAATCAATAATTTTTTCGCGTTCCTATTGTACTAGTTGTCAGACAGAGTTAGGAGTAGTTGATTTAATTCCTGTAATTAGTTTTTTGTTTGCTAGGGGTAAATGTCGATATTGTGGAGGAAAGATTTCTTATCAGTATCCGTTAGTAGAACTTTTAACTGGAATTTTATTTTTAATATTATTTCAGCAGTATCATTTTAGTATTGAATTTGGAGTTTATGCTTTTTTATCATTACTTTTGATAGTTAGTTCTTTTATCGATTTTAAGCATCAGATTATACCTAATCGTATTACATATTTTGGATTTATCTCTGGAATTATACTTAGTTTATTATTTAATCATATAACTATTATATCAGCTTTATTAGGAGCAGTGATACCAGCAGGATTCTTGTTTTTAATTTCAGTTATAACTAAAGGCGGATTAGGAATGGGTGATGTTAAATTTGTAGCTATGGTAGGAAGCTATTTAGGAGCTGGATATACCTTAATAGGTATTTTTATTGGATCTATTGTTGGTTCTGTTATTGGATTGCTTTTAATCATATCTGGGATTAAAAGTAGAAAGTCTAGAATTCCTTTTGGTCCTTTGCTGGCGTTAGGAAATTTATTGATGCTTTTAAAGGGGGCGGCTATTATTGATTTCTATTTTAAACTTTGGAATTAG
- a CDS encoding pilus assembly FimT family protein, with amino-acid sequence MNILEEERSFILIELLIVVSIFGVLVGMFTFGMRDIIGYYRLKAQVGEIVSMLNKAKYWSINKQEKYGVKFNLGNDTYTLFRYNDGNEFETKDSNQGIDIYVSDRVHFTPEGTADYGEVKLKNDNEEKYRIYVYSVTGRISVEKWDKKKRKFVDKLDY; translated from the coding sequence ATGAACATTTTAGAGGAAGAAAGAAGCTTTATATTAATAGAATTATTAATAGTGGTAAGTATTTTTGGTGTTTTAGTAGGAATGTTTACTTTTGGAATGAGAGATATTATAGGGTATTATCGGTTGAAAGCGCAGGTTGGTGAAATAGTGTCTATGCTCAATAAAGCAAAATACTGGTCTATCAATAAACAAGAAAAATATGGTGTTAAATTTAATTTAGGTAACGATACATATACTCTTTTTAGATATAATGATGGTAATGAGTTTGAAACTAAAGATTCTAATCAGGGGATAGATATTTATGTTTCGGATAGAGTTCACTTTACTCCTGAAGGAACAGCAGATTATGGAGAGGTAAAATTAAAAAATGATAATGAAGAAAAGTATAGAATATATGTTTATTCTGTTACAGGTCGAATTTCAGTAGAAAAATGGGATAAAAAGAAAAGAAAATTTGTTGATAAGCTAGATTATTAA
- a CDS encoding prepilin-type N-terminal cleavage/methylation domain-containing protein — MVFKFNWQQERGMTLIEVLVGITILAVILISILGYFVRSTKVVSETEKRSIALNLAQKKMEELKGMEFDNLSEEDEDYGDIDDYPEFKREVDLELEESNLQGVTVIVSWQSGDSENSIRLETYIARR, encoded by the coding sequence GTGGTATTTAAATTTAATTGGCAGCAAGAAAGAGGAATGACTCTAATTGAAGTATTGGTAGGTATTACTATTTTAGCTGTTATCTTAATTTCAATATTAGGTTATTTTGTTCGCAGTACAAAAGTAGTGAGTGAAACAGAAAAGAGATCTATAGCTTTAAATCTGGCTCAGAAAAAGATGGAAGAACTTAAGGGAATGGAGTTTGACAATTTGAGTGAGGAAGATGAAGATTATGGAGATATTGATGATTATCCTGAGTTTAAAAGAGAAGTTGATCTTGAGCTAGAAGAATCTAATCTTCAAGGAGTAACTGTAATAGTTTCTTGGCAAAGTGGTGATTCTGAAAATTCCATTAGACTTGAAACATATATTGCAAGAAGGTGA
- a CDS encoding PulJ/GspJ family protein produces the protein MLENYDNERAFTLIEILIVLAIVGVVGAAISNVLLTGMNVRDFNRQQVDLQQSGRGVMIRLEKDIRAAEEARVEDANGMTGGQLVLRFRDLDNDVYHYARYVFYDSKLGWGELNSTDTVENNDIWDTDQDEWPTNEDWNGHRHPLTAEIIAEDDYNDKGLFEYDLDFQTVEITLYLELGDREYNIINTAHLRLPNR, from the coding sequence ATGTTGGAAAATTATGACAACGAAAGAGCGTTTACATTAATTGAAATATTAATTGTACTGGCAATTGTAGGAGTAGTTGGTGCTGCTATTTCTAATGTGTTGTTAACTGGTATGAATGTTCGCGACTTTAATCGACAGCAAGTAGACCTTCAACAGAGTGGTAGAGGGGTTATGATTAGATTAGAAAAAGACATACGAGCGGCTGAGGAAGCAAGGGTAGAGGATGCAAATGGAATGACTGGAGGTCAATTAGTATTGCGATTTAGAGATTTAGATAATGACGTTTATCATTATGCTAGATATGTATTTTATGATAGTAAATTGGGATGGGGAGAATTAAATAGTACTGATACGGTAGAGAATAATGATATTTGGGATACTGATCAGGATGAATGGCCAACAAATGAGGATTGGAATGGACATAGACATCCACTTACTGCTGAAATAATTGCGGAAGATGATTATAATGATAAAGGGCTTTTTGAATATGACTTAGATTTTCAAACTGTAGAGATAACTTTATATTTAGAGCTTGGTGATAGAGAATATAACATTATTAATACCGCTCACCTTAGGCTACCTAATCGGTAG
- the pilM gene encoding type IV pilus assembly protein PilM has translation MRIIKDLKERVSTMFNTDVIGFDIGEGLIKLVEVNLKQGNIQLSDLAITSTPSGAIVDGKLKDINSLVEQIEPLLKNNSFKAEQVVTAISGEEVIIRTIEIPNMDEEELDEVIYWEAQEQIPISVESAILDYEIITQKPDGNYELMLVAVARDLINKYIELFNNLGLQPVAIEIEPTAAARVINYLYSKETICLVDIGTGTTDVSIFSNGELIFTRTIDISGYDITEEIMDSQNLNFVEAEEYKRSHNFFEDSDLNILIRNLLTAIYRSLDYFQVQYKEYDIEKLVLTGGESNLIGLDTHLENEFEVETERLDLLSSIDSTVNHLNQRELADISQLLNVGIGLAMREGEDNG, from the coding sequence ATGAGAATAATTAAAGACTTAAAAGAAAGAGTTAGTACTATGTTTAACACTGATGTAATTGGATTTGATATTGGGGAGGGATTAATTAAATTAGTAGAAGTTAATCTTAAGCAGGGTAATATTCAGCTTAGTGATTTAGCTATTACCTCCACTCCTTCTGGTGCTATAGTAGATGGTAAATTGAAAGATATAAATTCTTTGGTTGAACAGATAGAACCTTTATTAAAGAATAATAGTTTTAAAGCGGAACAAGTAGTAACTGCTATTAGTGGAGAAGAGGTAATTATTAGAACTATTGAGATACCTAATATGGATGAGGAAGAATTGGATGAGGTGATTTATTGGGAGGCGCAAGAACAGATTCCAATTTCAGTAGAAAGTGCTATCTTAGATTATGAAATTATTACTCAAAAACCTGACGGTAATTACGAACTGATGTTAGTAGCAGTTGCCAGAGATTTAATTAATAAATATATAGAACTATTTAATAATTTAGGACTGCAGCCAGTAGCAATCGAGATAGAACCAACAGCAGCTGCTAGAGTGATTAATTATCTATATTCTAAAGAAACAATTTGTTTAGTAGATATAGGAACTGGAACTACTGATGTTTCGATTTTTAGTAATGGGGAATTGATATTTACTAGAACTATAGATATATCTGGTTATGATATTACTGAAGAAATAATGGATAGTCAGAACTTGAATTTTGTAGAAGCAGAAGAATATAAGAGGAGTCATAACTTTTTTGAAGATTCAGACTTAAATATATTAATTAGAAATTTACTGACGGCTATCTATCGATCATTAGATTATTTTCAGGTTCAGTATAAGGAATACGATATAGAGAAACTAGTTTTAACCGGTGGTGAAAGCAATTTGATTGGACTTGATACTCATTTAGAGAATGAATTTGAAGTAGAGACAGAAAGGTTGGATCTTTTATCCAGTATAGATTCGACAGTGAATCATTTAAACCAACGTGAATTAGCAGATATAAGTCAACTTTTAAATGTTGGAATTGGACTTGCTATGCGGGAGGGAGAAGACAATGGTTAA
- a CDS encoding PilN domain-containing protein, with protein sequence MVNLLPPEYIEKTKINIDKFLIGALVVSLLLIPLSYYIQLRVKINRVENKIGVVNTELNKISKESNRLNKLKQDYKSLKNSLQKRKKIVGDKLNWIIILKELRRITPNKAWIKDFKVAKHKLFELKGHALNNKQLGLMVDKLSSSSYFRDITVDFSRQKKIKKDGYKKQTTIYYQISGKLKRNVGDNNEVE encoded by the coding sequence ATGGTTAATTTATTACCTCCAGAATATATAGAAAAAACTAAAATAAATATAGATAAGTTTTTAATTGGAGCTTTAGTTGTTAGCTTATTATTAATTCCTTTATCCTATTATATTCAATTAAGAGTTAAGATTAATAGAGTAGAAAATAAGATAGGGGTTGTTAATACAGAGTTAAATAAAATTAGTAAGGAGAGTAATAGGCTGAATAAGTTGAAACAAGATTATAAAAGTCTAAAAAATAGTCTACAGAAAAGAAAAAAAATAGTAGGAGATAAGCTTAATTGGATTATCATTTTAAAAGAATTAAGGCGAATAACTCCTAATAAAGCTTGGATTAAAGATTTTAAAGTGGCTAAGCATAAACTTTTTGAGCTTAAAGGTCATGCTTTAAATAATAAACAGTTAGGATTGATGGTGGACAAGTTAAGTTCATCTTCTTACTTTAGAGATATAACTGTTGATTTTTCTCGTCAGAAAAAGATTAAAAAAGATGGATATAAAAAGCAGACTACAATTTATTATCAAATAAGCGGTAAATTAAAAAGAAATGTTGGTGATAATAATGAGGTGGAGTAA
- a CDS encoding type 4a pilus biogenesis protein PilO: MRWSNLSSREQKLIVIGLVLLLAFGYYRYVYQPYTKKLDKVSQQLEQEVENLRLKSKILARKREIEQKYKLLKQKLEEKEDNFLSLEEDSKLVVDLNNLASQTGVELLFTLPRKRITEDIYVQYPVSVGLEGNYNEIINSTDKITELDYLARIKNLHISSKLNSNKVQAKIKVISYALDKKSGDQ, encoded by the coding sequence ATGAGGTGGAGTAATTTAAGTTCAAGAGAGCAGAAATTAATAGTAATTGGCTTAGTACTTCTTTTAGCATTTGGATATTATCGTTATGTTTATCAGCCGTATACTAAAAAATTGGATAAAGTTAGTCAGCAACTTGAACAAGAAGTTGAAAATTTACGGCTTAAAAGTAAGATACTAGCAAGAAAAAGAGAAATAGAGCAGAAATATAAATTACTTAAACAGAAATTAGAAGAAAAAGAGGATAACTTTCTAAGTTTAGAAGAAGATTCAAAGTTAGTTGTTGATTTAAATAATTTAGCTAGCCAGACTGGAGTTGAACTCTTATTTACCCTACCACGCAAGAGAATTACAGAGGATATTTATGTTCAGTATCCTGTTAGTGTTGGCTTGGAAGGGAATTATAATGAGATTATAAACTCTACAGATAAAATAACAGAATTGGATTATTTAGCTCGGATTAAAAATTTACATATTTCGTCTAAACTAAATTCTAATAAGGTACAAGCTAAAATTAAAGTAATAAGTTATGCTCTTGATAAGAAAAGTGGTGATCAATAA